In the Triticum aestivum cultivar Chinese Spring chromosome 2B, IWGSC CS RefSeq v2.1, whole genome shotgun sequence genome, CGCCACGCCCGCGGTTGCCACCGCCGGGATGCCCGCCGCCGTTGCCGCCTGGAGGACCGCCACGGCCGCCGTTACCGCCAGGCGAAGGACCGCCGCCAGGAGGGCCGCCACCGCGGTCACCGCGTCCGTCGGCGCCCCTGGCGTCGTCGTGGAGcgcggccagcacctgcgcgcCCTCGGTGCGTGCGCGCTTGTCGATGGCGAGCTTGGCGAGGACGAGGCGGGACCGTGCCTGGGCGAACTTGGGCAGCGGCACGGTGGACTGGATAATGGCGGCCGGCAGTTCGAACTTCTTGCCGACGCCATCGAGCATCTGCAGGGTCGGGGTGCGGTCGGTGACCGGCTCTCGGACGTCAGCGAGGGCGGCGGCGATGCCCTGGAGGCGGCGACAGTACTCGCTGATGGAGAGGTCACCGCGAACGCACGCCCGGAACTCCTGGCCGAGGTGCATCGCGTGCTCGGCCTCATTGGCGAGGAAGTACTCGTGAAGGCGCTGCCAAATGGTGTAAGCAGTGGAGTCGGGCGGGGCGACGAGGTCGAGGAGATCACCTTCGATCGTGGAGAAGAACCAGAGGCGGATAGTGTTGTCGTCGTCGCGCCACTGTGGATCGGCGAGGCGCGCCGAGGCGCCGGCCTGCACGTGCGTCTCCGCGTGGTACCGCGCGAAGAGGAGGTTGAAGTAGTTGCGCCAGCGAGTGAAGTTAGTCCCATCCAGGGCCAACTTGAAGTCGACGACCCCGGCGATGCTCGGAGGAAGGCCGCCGGGAGGTGGGGTGGTGGTTGGCACAGAAAGAGGGATCGGGGGAATAGGGTTGGGTGAGGACGTGGCGAGAGGCAGGCCGCCGGAGTTGGAGAGATCCGGGGTTAGCGAGGCGTGTGGGCGCTCAGAGGCGGCAGCGGCCGCGGCGAGGTCATCGGCAGAGGGGATGTGGCCGAGGCCGTCGTCGACGGGAGAGGAGGGAGGGCTGGTCGACATAGGAAGGAAGAGACCTGCGCTCTGATTACCAAGAAGAATGGCGGAATGAGTCTGTGATCTATTCCATTGAGCAGTCTGTTACATATACACAGCAGCACGTAGCCTAACTCCCTACATGCAGGGAGTGGATGGCGTGGTCACGGCGGAAGACTAGGCCTAGGTACAACAACCATCACATCTCATACAATGCGTATACAATACATACAACGGTACAATTCAACACCAAGAACTAGCTGGATTATATACAAAGCTTCATGCACCTCTCCCCGTCCAGCATCTCCGCCGTCCGAGATTGGGGATCGGGCGGGATAAGGTGGCCCTGCTACGACTCTCAACGAGAACTCTCTCGAGAGGACTCGTCCTTTGTCCCCAGCCAAGATAAGATCGATATAAAAGCCAGCCCCTCGCAACCTGGCCTGGCACAACTTGCGACGTACGCCGGCGCTCGCACGACCGCCCAAGTAGCCGCCATGATCTGGGCGACGAAGTTGGCCACGATGGGCGACTCGCGGAGAAGGAGAGGTTCGAGATTGCTGTGTCACGACTCACGAGGTTCTGCAACCTTCGAGACGAGGCCGTGCGGATCGTGGGCTGCGGCTGTGTGGCTATCTATGGCATGGACCGGCGGCTCCAGGGGCATGCAGTGACCACTCCCCTCTGTCTTCATGTCTACCTGCTTTGTTGAGGGAGATGATGAGCCTTAGCGAAGGCGCTCAATCATTGTGTGTATCCAGATTAGCAACAAGACAACAACAGGGGATTGTATTGATGTCAAAACGGCCGCCTGCTACTCAAGCTCGTCCCCTGCCTCGTCGCTCCTCCACCATCGGGAAATCAATCACTCAAAACTCACAGGTATATCTTATATTCTGATCTGTCCTATGCATGCATGCGGGTGGGTGAGGAGCTGCCCTTTTCTGACTTGCATGACAAGTTCTGCAGCTGCATATGCATGTTAAATGCTTAGGAAGACACAACATAAATACAGTATTTCAGTTTTGTTGTTGTTCAATTCTATTTAACAGATGCAGACCCACAtgtaaattcaatttttttattgACACTTTTCTACAGAGAATGCTTTTCATTAAAATTTCTCCTTGATAATTTATTTTCTTTCCCCTTGGCATCCATCCACCTGATGTAATCTGATAAATTGATCTTGACTATCAATCTGTCTGATGTAATCAATGAAGGACATGGCGTAGCAGGAGCCAACATACTGTGTGAACAGTGAGCAAAACCCTATATTTTTCAAATATTTCTTTTTTCTTGGCGCCACTGCTGCTCAGTGAATCATCGGTTTTGTTTCAACACAGTTACAACGGGCCATCAGAGCAGACGATAGGTGGATTTTTGAAAAAGACTGGTGGTCTGCGATTCACTTTTGGACATGTGGACATTAGTGTGAGCATCTTCAACCTGCTTTCTTTATAAGCTCACAAGGCATGGTTTGTGTCTGCCTGATTACTCAAGTTGCGGCCATGCATTACATTAGGATTAAAAAAATAACAGAAAGTTAACTACTCAAAGGTCGACTCTATTATGAATTTTTAACCTCTCACTACAAATTTGATAAATTTTGTACTGCATTCAGTATGATGCCCATGACTCATATGCATATATTTCTAATTACATGGATAAAAATAGAGCCCCCATGTGAACCATGTAGTTCTTTTCTAAAGACTActtttattgtttttcttcttTCCACCACTACTCTGAATAATTTAATGTACTGAATAATACGTGCCTCGATTCCAGACTTTCTGTGTCAGTGGTAATAGGTAATCAAAGTTCTGGTAGCTTAAAACTAAATTTATATTAATTTTTCGATTTAACTAGAAAATTGCTAGCATAGGGGCATGACAAATTTGGCTTTCTTTGTATAACAATTTGTAGGCATCAACTTAGATGTGTTCTGTTCTGGTAGGAGGGTGTAGGGATAAATTTTCTGTTG is a window encoding:
- the LOC123040739 gene encoding uncharacterized protein codes for the protein MSTSPPSSPVDDGLGHIPSADDLAAAAAASERPHASLTPDLSNSGGLPLATSSPNPIPPIPLSVPTTTPPPGGLPPSIAGVVDFKLALDGTNFTRWRNYFNLLFARYHAETHVQAGASARLADPQWRDDDNTIRLWFFSTIEGDLLDLVAPPDSTAYTIWQRLHEYFLANEAEHAMHLGQEFRACVRGDLSISEYCRRLQGIAAALADVREPVTDRTPTLQMLDGVGKKFELPAAIIQSTVPLPKFAQARSRLVLAKLAIDKRARTEGAQVLAALHDDARGADGRGDRGGGPPGGGPSPGGNGGRGGPPGGNGGGHPGGGNRGRGGRGRGGRGRGRGDPAGGGGGPQPWLGYFAPMGMPFPPLRSPWIPPNSAGVLGPRPGAPHHVYSAYTTAPTLPPPPPYAAASPYSWDATAMFHAAPSQGHGYPPQADWIMDTGASSHVTGDPGSSHQGGSSEVQ